The Bacteroidota bacterium genome has a segment encoding these proteins:
- a CDS encoding thioredoxin family protein has translation MKARIKISIVFFISIIGMSFKTLNSSEEVKFFTGTWKDLFVKAQSENKPVMVYMTATWCGLCEFTEDSVFTIDTAYNYLNENFICYKTDGKSKEARKLRAEYPVEGYPCYFYFNPQGKLLRQTNTFMFSAQLQKDAEKAMKKYKRGF, from the coding sequence ATGAAAGCCCGAATTAAAATCAGTATCGTATTTTTTATTTCTATAATAGGAATGAGTTTTAAGACTTTAAATTCCAGTGAAGAAGTTAAATTTTTTACAGGAACCTGGAAAGATTTATTTGTAAAAGCTCAGTCGGAAAACAAACCTGTAATGGTATATATGACTGCCACTTGGTGCGGACTCTGTGAATTTACCGAAGACTCGGTTTTTACCATCGATACTGCATATAATTATTTGAACGAAAATTTTATATGTTATAAAACTGATGGAAAATCAAAGGAGGCTAGGAAGCTAAGAGCAGAATACCCTGTGGAAGGTTACCCTTGTTATTTTTATTTCAATCCGCAAGGTAAATTATTACGGCAAACAAATACATTTATGTTCTCTGCCCAATTGCAAAAAGATGCAGAAAAAGCAATGAAGAAATATAAGAGAGGTTTTTAA